tgttggcctgccatcacatcgagatgtccggagagcagggattcccaacctggggtccacggttagtggtattggtctttggcattaaaaaaaatgtttgggaacccctgctgtacaggaatgctgccgactggcacattccagactacagggacaccattggtactacagggatcctctacacCGGACAGGGGGaggccgggttggctgaggaagccttaCAGTTATTGTAGGagtgaaccaccccagggggggacatggcttctcctttcagcgcaggacttcaatcgtcttccaggggaaggtccttccgaccgcagggatgaggcctttggagattcagctgacgtttttgtcgcactgggtttttaagagatggggttgctggccatatggccaaccctcctccgctcgtagccgggcttagacagtccatggccgcgttttcttatctgttgcccgtttaatgtgtttttgatcccacactgACCAAAATTTCAACTGAACACATtcagcagcagaatgttcattccccgagtctgcagcgcgcgtagtggacaatcgcggtactgcagaggatcagcagctccccgaaagtgaaagcattctgaatcaggaagtgcagggagttaacatggcttcgaaaggaccggtcgagagtttgagcgaggaggcaatttgtcccgtctgcctggatttcttcaccgatccggtatcactggagtgcggacacaacttctgtcgctcttgtatcacacggtattgggaaagggaggagagaaactcctgcccggaatgtagagaggtgtttgctgaccgcaccctcagggtgaatcgggccttagcaaatctggctgacaaatttcgaaatctaaacctgaatccgaaagggaaggaaagtaaacgtcactgcgaggaacatgaggaagaactgaagctgttttgtgaaacggacaagacactgatctgtctggtctgtagagacgcgcaggaacacagagagcaccgcttcatgccgattaaagaagctgttaaaatctacaaggtaaaaactaacgttaatttaatacttaacacatttcctttgtcctgCGAGCCTCCATAACCAACACTTCATTCTTTGCAACTTGCGCCATCttcaacgggattctagcatctatccgtcccacagcccatccccgcaccccgcaactctccACTCTCTATACGCATCGCGCCCCACGTCCTGTATtaccctgatccactcgctcctccccactgatctccctcctggcactgacacctgcaagcgggacaagtgctaaaCCTGACTCCTaactcctccctcgtcaccattcaggaccgcaaacagcccagttcctcccgtttcttccatggtcgattgtcctctcgtattagattccttcttctccaactctttacctcttccacctgtcccctctcagcttctcacttcatcaccctccctcacgttccccctcacattgtctcacccgtcacctgtcagctggttctcattcccaacctttttattctggcttctgtcccgttctttctcagtcctaatgaagggtctcatcccgaaacaccgactgtttatttcccctgaatagatgctgcctgactcactgagttcctccggcattttgtgtgataatcgggtttgatcacctgtttcttttgatgcatctttatttctatttccttcactctctgacttccaggatcagctaaaatcttccttagactctctcacaaaaaagaaatcagacttccaggaaaaggagcagcagcagaaagagaagatttccggagttcgggtgaggcttcctgagcgtaatttctgatattactgtcgagttctgctccatttaatgcagaatagccgagtatcgcagctccagtgacctgggtccgatcctgacctctgctgctgtctgtgtggagtttgcatgctctccctgtggccatgacagtttcagacacattccaaggacatactggatgaatggttaattacaattaaccctgtgaaggtggaggagagtgatgtgaatctgctgggagttaatgggtcactGAGGGAGAATAAGTTTCAGGAAAATGTGAGGGAAAGGGGTTGACGGGAAAatctcagaagtagtatggaccccaCTGGACTGAATGGTCACttttatgtcataaggaaatacaacacagcaatgcaggaAACTAATCTTctcctttcattcgacagaaacagtcacacagcgttcagtcccacgtcacatcccagtttgctgaactgcgccagattatcaccgagaaagagcagagcttactcagggatctcagggaagaagaggagaggattctcaacccaatggagaaaaatcttcttaagattcaagagaatataaggattattcaggaggaaatcactaagttaaaggaacagatggatcaaaaagacagtgtgatgtttctcaaggtgagggattacatttcaatttatttctgtcaaattgaactaaatgaacagtggtatatttgaaataaagacagcacagcggccaattcaaCCAAAGCAATTaccgctgctggtgtcctcacacagatTGTTCTCCTTGCATGACAAACCTCCAATCACTCCACTAATGACATTCTAAATATCGGAGATtgatattcgatcctttatcggcaacatacaatatttaagcgatgaaatttcagcataattaattgtaaattaaactgcaattaatcggtcaacaaaagatatggcaTCTGCCTGTTCCAGGatcaaaacagcccagaacaaaatacgaatacgtaacttattcccttcacttttaccacgtccccactcacgtgactggttatcgtaatgaacacataacacagaatacaatgcagacaaaaaacagacgtgttgctcctccacacagcatttacaaatggcagtaaactggttttcaccagacaattgatgcaactatCCAGGATTgttgttgtcccaaaactggacatccacaacttctgtacatcccaggacagaatgtaatcttttctgaaatgatttactctgatcataacaaagagctgctgattgtgtccttaactaccgcattaaatatcctctaaaactcccattaacacccagttccagtcacaggctgtgagtgtgtggtgcggtgggtgtgagggtctctctgtcaatcagtgagaacaaagaatgtgacccacacatcagacttatcttccatgtccggtttccatcagattacagaAACTTTCACTGACTCTACTTTTTCGAAttagttttacatgggattgtgtcccattctccgtcaCGAGCAGGTCATTTGGTCCATGTTCTATGAATTTCCCCTCGGCCACAAgcctcctgccacctactcaccgcACTCAGCAACAATGTCCcaactccctggtccctcacgtgtttatccagcctccccattacattcaatctctgatgttccatttcaaccactcctgtggcacggagttccacatcctcttcactaaatttcttgtgggatttattaaaaccTCCTGGCATAttatctttgactgaaggtctccccataaatagaaacatagaaacaaagaaaacctacagcacaatacagtctctttggcccacaatgctgtgccaaacaattCTGTACTTACTTTGGAAATTACCTCGAGTTCGCCATaggtctctatttttctaagctccatgtacctgtgtgggAATCTCTTGAAAGAGCCTATCGGATCCGCCTCCACCTtcgttgctggcagctcattccacccattccaaaacacttacccgacatctcctccgtactacttccaagcacctgtgtcctctcgtgttcgccataatgaggtactttttccaccttcgcgcaagcaaatccatcactaatcttaaattgttccattttatcattctgacgtcatatccagatgaaaatgcacagactatcctgtctttcctgtcagtttcatcctctcagtaatggtctaaatttcagcaactttccctgtaatttaccctgtggttctgtattgctggtgtgtgtgtgtgtgtgtgactgtgggactgggaattttcaacaccttgtaatgatttggatgaaattcaggatgtggacattaagtccaagtctaatcagatttgtgcttttatttatttcaggaggaagctcatcggaacaggaggtaggacatgctctttactgaaaccctgtatggatttgtaaaatacttcaaaattccagtttatcaccagcagtttaacatttacagaatcagtgatgatgtccaggaattgtcagtgacagatgaggccctaccggttgaaaaattcgatcacctctatttgttgaacacagtgctgagagaaacacttgatgccattaaccgaggtaaaacttacaaagattcatttttccttgttcatgaaacacaattaatttataagctgaagcaaggattggctgtgataatggactgaaggggaactgaagtttattccacatcagccCCACTAACTGGGagacatcactgtcacatggtcagctggagatgtcagacccctggacacaccagcacagggtcacaatacaaccaatacacgggactggcagatgaaccactgtgtcctgatcccaggcacactgcactaacacaccaggacatgagtttgaatctaccacaggagctgggaagttaatactgttttgatgatattgtagggaataaaagcgggtatcagtgtggtgaccgagattgtcaggaaaatacacaagtcctctgtgccctgtgagtgcagactctgactgacacaggtcttcccccttctggaaccacaactctcactgttgttagagggagaagaggggagcagtagtgacaggggactcaattgtcaggagacagacagacaggagaTGGTATGGACGTGaatgggacacccgaatggtatgttgcctcctaggtgccagggtcagggatgtctctgatcgtgtctgcagcatttagagagggagggaaaacagccagataacttgttgcattttgggaccaattacataggaagtaaaaacaaagatGTCCTGAAAAGAATCTGactagcttggtagaaagctcagaagcagtacccccagggttgtaatttctggattgctgcctgtgccacgtgctggtgagggtagaaacaggataatttgacagataaacatggctgagaagatggtgctggggacaaggattcaggttcttggatcatcgggatctcttctggtggaggaatgacctgctcagaaGGGATGGGTTGAGAACAATATTCTCGGTGAGAGAGGTTTCATAGAGCTGTTGggtaggatttaaactaatttggtggtggtggggggcgggcggttggaactggagtgaagggagagGACTGAtagtaaaaatgcaaagattgcgtgcagtcagactgtcagatagggcggacagatgtgaggagaaaattgcagccagcagggtgagtatcagtgcattagggatgcagaattaaaaagggtagcagatactcaatgcatggagtatgagaaataaggtggatgatcttgttgcacgattaccgattgtcaggtatgatgttgaggccatcacggaatcgtggctgaaggatggttgtagttgggagctgaatgttcaaggttacacaatgtatcggaggaaggaaggaaggctgatggggtggtgtggctctgctggtaaatcagcagcaagatgtgatataggattggaagatgttgaatccttgtgggttgaggtaaggaactgcaaaagtaaaaatgacactgacagcagtcatacacaggcctcccaacagtcaatgggttgaggcccacaaattacaactggaaatagaaaaggctgatgaaaaggacaatgttatgataatcatgggagatttcaatatgcagggcaattgggaaaatcagattggtaaaggatctcaagagagtgagtttgttgaatgcaatgtgatggctttctagagcagtttgtcgttgagcctactcggggaacagctctactggattgggtgttatgtattgaaccagaggtgagtagttaaaagaaaccttaggaggcagtgctcacaacatgactgagttcaacttgaaatttgatgaggagaaagtaaagtcttacattgtagtatttcagagaagtaaaataaattacagtggtctgagagagaagttggccaaagcaaattggaaggagatgctggtagggatgagagcagagcagaaatggtgtcagtttctaggaaaatgaggaaggtgaaggatagatgtattccaaaaataaatactcaaatggcaaaatagtaaaaccgtggctgacaagggaagacaagttaatgtaaagtcaaaagagagggcatacaactaaacaaaaattagcaggaagacggaggattgggaagcttttaaatatctacagagaggaactgaaagaatgattaGGATGtataaaataaacaagaaattgatttgaattcaattgactttattacttacatccttcatatacatgaggattaaaaatctttatggtACATCTccgcctaaatgtgcaatgtgcaatttatagtaatttatgatgaataatatgtacaacaggctggtcaatataacatagaaattcagttgtgtcaacacgagttaatcagtctgatggcctggttgaagaagctgtcccggagtctgttgcTCCTGGCTGTTAATCTGTGGTTCAgaatagcattcaattcaagagcagggatgtgatgctgaggctttataaggcactggtgaagcctcaccttgagtattgtgcacaatttttctaagaaaagatgtgctggcattgcagaaggttcatttcataaggatgtttccaggaatgaaagggttatcatacgaggaacgtttgatagttctgtgtctgtactagctgcaatttagaaagatgaggggggatctcattgaaacctttcgaatgttgaaaggcctagacagagtagatgtggaaacgatgtttcccatggcggtggagtttaggacaagagggcacagcctcaagatagaggggggtcgatttaaaacagatgcggagaaatttgagccagcggctggtgaatttgtggaacttgttgtgtgtatttaaggcagagcttgctaggttctagattggacacagcatcaaaggttacggggagaagaccaggtagtggggctgaggagggaaaaaaaggatcagccatgattgaatggcggagcagactcgatgggcaaatggcctaattctgctcctatgtcttatggttatcagaccactacattgaagcattgtgagaatgagctcggacacaccaacaagcattgacatgggtcaagatttcatctcgggagaagcacacacagcataaccggcctggcaaagctccctcagacacatacacaggaaggattggcagattgtagtcagagcctcagcaatgtacgttgttatttccctcagtaacctggaaaccaatctcttcagagacagtcatttattcatttaaacaactcagcacaccagacatgtgatgacccactgtaacatacaaattcttcaatgtgcacactctgcTTCAATATGCACACccaccacacggatatttaccgcaatcaacacacacacacacacacacacacacacacacacacacacacacacacacacacacacacacacacacacacacacacacacacacacacacacacacacacacacacacagacaatatACTATCAGAgagtgacacacggccacagaaataggcacaaattcccatttaggattgaaatctgccgtccttacccagtctgtctgttctgtggcactgagctgccctctgacgtgacgtcacatcaacacttcacagacagactccggggtgagattcctcaggagggtgatctgggagggtttgacggatgttgaaaccacggcccacttcatcaatctgcaagactaagatgtcttcttgagcatggcccatttgtgtgtgtttgccctccccccatccctctaaccatttcccatctgtgtacctgcccaaatttattttaaaatattttatttttacttgtttctacagcgtctgagggcaaattccatttaccaacctccctctctatgagaatgttacccgatagaccactcagaaaaatttcccgtctcactttcaatctgaggcctctggttctgtactcccatttcttggaaaaaaaacctttatttaagctccttatcaATTATTTACCTcaataaggggtcatacctgaacatcctacactacaacTGAATAGCcgaagcttatccactctctgcttttaacccaagcccccagtcctggtaacatcctcctgaagcctcctgtccagtgtaatgacatcctccccatattcgggaaccggaaatgcagacaatgctccaagtgtggtctatcatcgacatcaaaggccttgctgaatttcatgtggacagtctggaataggctgatgaatacaggactgaaggtgttttgttagattgggacaagaagggcggcgtgggagctaaattctgaaggaaggcagtttttaaaaaaaacttcgggtacaagaacggcgagactgcgcaggacagcgcggagagtttaaaaagatgaccaccctatacagcgggcagcggagtgggtggcagcagagtgtagggctttggctcaacgggcttaggcggtaacgggaagaggcgagagcgaggcaccgactctttttctccccttggcaaatcggcccggacggacgggggaacagcagggcacattagctaacggtttaaaaagttcgtgtgtttggcgaagtaagtgggtgagtagacctatctttctttgtttcattcctgtagaattaggtagcatgtctgcagggttagtgctttgttcagggtgtcagatgtgggaatcctgggagacctccagcctccctgatagccacatctgcaccaggtgaaccgagattcagctcctcggagaccgtgttagggatctggagctgcagcttgatgacctactgcttattagagaaaatgaagaggtgatagactgGAGCTAccgggaggtagtcatccctaggctacaggggtcagaaaactgggtgactgtcaggagagggaagggaaatgtccGGATagtgaagagcacccctgtggctgcccccctcagcaacaagtatatcgtttcggatgctgttgagggggatgacctgacaggggacgggtatggtgaccgggtctctggcactgagcctggcgctgttgtgcaggagggaaggagggagaagaggaatgcggtagtcataggggattccatagtcaggggaacaaagaggagattctgtgagcctggtagagatacccgcatggtgtgttgccttccaTGTGCCAGagtacgggttacacctgaacccgaaggggatcaatatcatagcgggaatgtttaatagagctgttcgggagggtttaaactaatttggcagggggatcgGAAACTggaatgatagagcggaggagggggaaacagaaataaatctcagATAGTGAGCAgtcaagatgtcaggaaggacaggcaggtgatggagcaaatttgtagccaatgggatgagttgcagtgcaatcaaaacaaaaagtatcaaatactggacttaaggtgttatacttaaatacacactgcatagggaataaggtggatgatcttgtcgtacagctacatattggcaggtataatattgtggccatcactgagacgtggctaaaggatgcatgtctctgagagctgaacgtccaaggatac
This portion of the Hemitrygon akajei unplaced genomic scaffold, sHemAka1.3 Scf000126, whole genome shotgun sequence genome encodes:
- the LOC140723693 gene encoding nuclear factor 7, brain-like, producing MKSETKLENDIDVDSNSFLKVNRALANLADKFRNLNLNPKGKESKRHCEEHEEELKLFCETDKTLICLVCRDAQEHREHRFMPIKEAVKIYKDQLKSSLDSLTKKKSDFQEKEQQQKEKISGVRKQSHSVQSHVTSQFAELRQIITEKEQSLLRDLREEEERILNPMEKNLLKIQENIRIIQEEITKLKEQMDQKDSVMFLKTDTDPALKELYETLNTLKTAHPEAAFIVAVTLIQHR